Within Triticum dicoccoides isolate Atlit2015 ecotype Zavitan chromosome 1B, WEW_v2.0, whole genome shotgun sequence, the genomic segment atcgctttctcgcctctctttcccctcgatgtAGATGGTGCCGAGCGGCGGCCTCGAGCACCGGCAGTGCCGCCCTCTCTATCTTCGCTGCGTCGAGAGATGGGCCGAGGCTATCGTCGGTTCGCCGCCCACAATTGGGCCGCCTCTGGTTGTCGCGCACCACCGGCTCCACCTAACGTGCCCGACCCTCTCCGCTTTCGATCTTCCGGTGACCACATCCCTCCGCGCCTCCATCCATCATCCACAAGGCCACTCCCTGCATCCACCCTCCTAAATTCTCCATACCGGCGGACAATCACCGAAGATCCAAGTTGGCCCGATATCAATTTTCTTACATGCTTCCTTTATCAGTTGGTGATGGGGATGGGTTCCAATTTCTCTCTCTGGCTGTGGATTCGCAGGCAAGAAGCGCTTCTACATGCATCCTCCTGTCGGTCCCTAAAGTACCAAGGTAAATGGTTGATGTTGCGTTTGTCTAGGATGATATATGTTGGCTCTGTTCCGGTTCATCCGAACAGTTTGGTGACTAATTTACTGATAATTTAATTATATTAATTAAATAAGTCGGGTGTATCGTTGTGCATTTATCTTGCCAGTAATGTTCTGTGATGCTCTGATGCACTTTGGGAATTGGTTATCTTGTCTTCAGTGCAGAACATTTGTTTATTAATGCATGAGAAGAATCCTTGTTACTACCTTGAACCTGttttataatccatattgttatgcactagcgcgtgtgcgtgtgaaatagatggattatggtcccgtacccaataagatggatatgtgtgtgttagagagagagagagagagggagagagggggagagagagtgaggaggagggagggagagagtgtgtgtgagaatttgatggtaaaaaggtcgccaatgtcatttgatatgtatgagaatattaaatgtaatattaacataattgatattgaactcttaaagttaatgtggccccgttgcaacgcacggatgttcttctagtttttatagGACTTAACACATATGGGTACCCTCCGCATGTGGGGAGAGGGCCGGGGGGGCATGCAAGCGGCACCATGTTGTAGTACACCATTTGTGTCGCTCCGTGATGGGTTTTGTCTGTTTATTTTCCTGTTTCTTCATTTCTCTTTGGTGTCTTTTTATTAACACTTGCTTTCTCGTCTTCTTTTACCATATATTTAGTTTTTGTGTGTACTGTCCACTTCATTGTACGTCTACTAGTACTTAGTGCATACTCACTACCCGGGAGGAGGTACATGTATGCTAAAGGGGATTTACATGTACGCTACGCGTAGGAGTACATTTGACCAGAATGAGTACATTGCACTGGGAGTACACATGTGCGCTATGCAAGAAGTGCAATTTCGTGATGTGTGGGAGCACAGGTAACCGCGGGGATTATAAGTACGCTACATAGGGAGTATAGGTGCACTACACGTGGGTGAGTACAAATACACTACAaagagtagtactagtagtacactaCGTGGGAAGTATAAGTACATTATCATGGGGAGTAGAAGCTgcatcaaaaaaagttcatcgaaacctATCAACTTGGATCTAGTTTTAACGTTATTGATGTGGCGGATGCAACAATGAAAAAACCGATCAAGTTTGGATGCTTGGATCGAAAGATATTTCAGATTGAATTTTGAATATAAAAATATGTATATATAGAACACCCACACATCCTAGATTTGTCCACCAAAACTCGTTGATGACGACAAGTGGAGTGGTGCACATGTGTTGCCTCATATGTGTCATCACAGGAGGCATTTGAGTGTAATCTTTGCAAAAGGTACCCATAGCTAATGATCAAAAAGCTTAACCGATTTAGCAGATTGTCTCTAGGGGGGAAATCAAGGGAAGAGGAGCCCCGGGATATTTTAATTAAGAAAGAAGATGTGGGACACTAAATTCAGGTCAATCCTTGTAATAATCAAAATGATTAATGCCACCCACAAGATTCAAATTCGGATCTACGAAGAAATGCCACCACGCTCACGCCACTGGGTCAAAAGCACATCCACCAAGACTGTCTCTAGCTAGTAGACCGCCAACAAGTTAAAATAAAAAACAAGAGCAATTTAGCAAGCCCAAAAATCAACATGGCACCCGCAGGGTTCCGGAGCGTGTAATGCTAGCCCAAACCCGCACCGGTCCCAATATTTCTCGGTCACCTTTCAGTTCAAATTGTAACGTGTATAATTTCAGCATTTCAGTGTGTAAAACACAACATTTCAGCATGTATATTTAGCATTTCAGCCGAGGCGAGACGGGGATATGGTGATTGTGTTCTGTTGTCTGACGACGCAATGGGTGGGTGAGGGGAGGGCATTTTGTGTGCAGGCTGTAGCTGGGTTAGGCTTGGGGTTTTTCTTTTTTAGTGAATGACATAGGGGACATACCTATAAGATGTACTAATATGCGGGTAGGCGGGTAGAGGGTATGGGTATTGCCTTCCCTTACCCGTACCCGGCTTACCCGATGGATACATTTTTTCCCAATTATAAACCCATGGGTATTAAACTTTGCCAAACCCTTACCTTAATAAGGCTTTTACCCGTTGAGTTTGCGGGTACCCATTGCCATGTTGATCCGAAAATAGGTCCATGAGGAAAGAGAACAAAGGAGTACATACAAACCATAAGGCATACATGGAGCAAAAAATTGTTAATTCTCGATCGACTTAGGCCCTGTTTGTTCGGCTTTTTGCTTCTGCTTTTGCAGCTTTTTCACTTTAGTAAAAAGCCAAAAAAAACCTCTTAAATAAGTGTTTCTTAATTCAGATTTTGGCTTATATCATCATATAACAATATTGATTCATAAGTCAAAAGCCGAAGCAAAAAGTCCCTATTTAGAAAATTTATGGCTTTTTTTGCTAAAATGGAAAAGCtgcaaaagcaaaagcaaaagcccAAACAAACAGGGGCTTAGGCTTAAGCGCTTCCGTCTTTTAAATCCACAATCACACACTTAACATGAAACTGTAGAGTCGTAATTCGGACATGCTGTTTTTCGACAAAGGATACATTCTATTGACTCCAAATGAAGCATCAAGTAGATACAAAACACAATAAATACACACCCGACCTCTGCATAGCTAGCATGCACTCAACCAACATCAACACCCATAAAAGCACGTTGACAAAAAGCAAACCATATAAGACCAACTATGCCAAAGCGTGGCAAGAAAACTGAAGCGGTCCAATCGGCGATCGGCAAACTATCCCAATGATGGGCCTTGTGTTTGGTTGATACTTGATACTGTCCTCATGGGGCAGTGATGGGGACGCTGTGGAGCACGACGGTCTCGATGGTGAGGCCAGGGCCGAAGCCGAAGAGCACGCCCCACTCCAAGCCCTCCCCGGTGGTGGTTTGCCCTTCCTCGGCCGAGCGCTTACGCATCTCGTCCAAAAtgaagaggacgcacgcgctggACATGTTGCCGTACTCGGAGAGGACGTGCCGGGTGGCATGCATCCACTTCTTGTCGAGATTGGCCTCCGCCTCCACCATGTCTAGGATCGCCGGCCCGCCAGGGTGAGCCACCCAGAAGATGGAGTTCCAGTCGTTGATGCCCAGCGGCGCGAAGGCGGCTACGAGCGCGCTCTCGATGTTCTTCGAGATGGCCAGGGGCACGTCCTTGTGGAGCTGGAAGGTGAGCCCTAGCTCCCGGAGCTGGCCTTCGATGAAGCCATCCGTGCCGGGCACTATGGTCTGGCTAGCCGACACCAGCTGGAACAACGGCCGCTCCATGGGGACGCCGGGGTCGGCGCCGACGATCACCGCGGCGGCTCCGTCTCCGAAGAGCGCCTGGCCGATCAGCGAGTCAATGTGGGCCTCCGAGGGCCCACGGAAGCACATGGCGATGATCTCCGAGCAGACGACGAGGACGCGCGCGCCGCGGTTGTTCTCCGTGAGGTCCTTGGCCACGCGCAGCACCGTGCCTCCCGCGTAGCAGCCCTGCTGGTACAGCATGACGCGCCTCACCGACGGCCGGAGGCCAAGCAGCTTCACCAGCTGGTAGTCGGCGCCCGGCATGTCCACGCCGGAGGTGGTGCAGAACACGAGGTGGGTGATCTTGCACTTTGGCTGGCCCCACTCCTTGATCGCCTTATGCGCCGCCGCCTTCCCGAGCTTCGGGATCTCGGCGACCAGGATGTCCTGGCGCGCGTCCAACGACGGCGCCATGAACGAGCCAATGTTTGGGTTCTCCTGGATGATATCTTCGGTCAGGTGCATGTACCTCTTCCGGATCATCGAGTTATCGCCTGCACAACTCAATGTTAATATTTCCTCCGtttcgatttactcgtcgtggttttagtttaaattGAAGGGGGTATATGTCAAAAGCATCCATTTCTCGAAATCGAGTGTAGTGAGGGTGGTAGCCGTTTTGCATGCATTGGTGAAGAACATGCTTATATACAAAAAGAAGAAACTGCTTACACATGCGCTTGAACTTCTTCTTGAGGTCGACGAGGTGCTCGCTCTTGGTGACGCGGAAGTAGTAGTCCGCGTAGTCCGCCTGGGACACGCAGTTGTCTGGCGTTGCCGTGCCGATGGCCAGCACCGTCGCCGGGCCCTCCGCCCGCGGCGCCCTCATCACCTCCTCCACCGTCACCGCCGTTGTCTCCAGCGGCGCCATGACTACGAGTATAGCTCGCTCGCTTGCTAGCTAGTGTCGTAAACTCGTAATTACTGTCGGCTCTGATGATCTGCATTGCCGGACCGCCGGAGGAGAGTACCAGGTACGAGGAGGATATTCCATCTGAGCTAGCGGCCAAGAGCAAACAAAGGGGTAACAGCAGACAAAAATGGCATCCGGCCGAGAGCAGACGAAGACGGCGAGCTTGATCAAGAGGACAATCCATCTGTTCTGGGCTTCTGGCCGAGTGCTGATCACATCGTACGTGTCATTGTAATTGACAACGTTCACCAAATCAGCTACCAGGATGCTTTTCTTTATATGTGTAATCAGGAACGTTTCTTTTCTTAAAACTATATATAGGTTTCGTTGTGACTCTTTCTCTCCTGCTTTTGGCCTTATTTTTTGTATATAAAAAGGTACAGTGCTTTGTACTAAGTTGGTGGCTACAGGACAAATAAGAGAATATCCGTGTGAATTGACACTATGGATTGGCTATGAGTTTGCTGTTAGAAGTATAATTATGTTTAAGTTAGAGATTAGAAGTTAGAGATAGAATTGGTTTAAACCATGTACAACTTGTCTCCTACTCCAAGTCTCTATCCCTTCATTGTACCTCTATATATACCCTACACGGTTCAGATCAATACAACACAATAATTCTATAGCCATCCTACAATTTCTACATGGTATTAGAGCGGTTTGTCTCACGACGCTGATCCTAGAAACCTTCCACCACACTTCCgcagcgcgccgcccccggggagaTTAATCTCCTCTCCCCGGGGGCGCGGCACCCGATCGAGCAAAGATCAGATCGTTCCATAGATTAGATCGATTCCATAGATTAGAACAATTCCAATTCAAAATTCTCTTAGATTGATTTTTCTTTCTTTAGCCACAAATAAATTCCTCTCCCCGACCCTCAAATCCGGTGAGATCAATCCAGCACAACACTCGTGCAACAGCGGAGCACACGCGGCAGGTCGCACGGTCCAGAAGAGCAGCCACCGGTTTCTGTCCAGGCGGCCCGACGGCGCATCTGCGCAAGCGCATCTTCATGGACCTCTGGCTCCGGCCGGCACGCCGGGGATATGTACAGGCGACAGGCAGCCCAGGCATACGATCTGTTTTTGATCTGCTTCGACACACACCCATCGCGTCGACAAGTCGGACAGGGAGCAGATCGGTTCCCTTGGAGCCGGCACTTGCACTTCATCGGCAAGCACCTCCATCGACCCATGCagccatacatgcacttgtatggcATGCACAAAAACTGCACGTACGTGCTATATCTGGACTCGGGCTTGGTTTGGATTCGGCTAGCTTGAAGCCTTCAACGATGCAACTCCGAGGGCCCGGTTGCACGTGTCTACATCATCCAGACGCACGGCAACTCCGTGGGCGCTCGATCACGGGAGGGCATGCAGCTGGGCCTCATCAGCATCAGCTGTCTTCATCGACTTTGGACACATGCGCAGATCCCAGATGGATTCCAGCCGGTGCACATGATGGCCATCGCCGAAGCCGCGGCCTCGCCAAGGGACTCCACGCTGCAGCGCCAACCAGCTAGTTGTCCGCGTACGTCCACGAGCCGCTGCATCGAATGATCTGCACCAACCCTGCGCCGCATCATCAAGCTGTACGACTACGTCGGGCTACAAGCCAATATACTTCGTCGAGCACGTCTACAAGAAGCGATCTCAACCTGCACCATCCACACGTCAGGCGGGTGTGGAACGAGATGCAATCTTGATCGACTTCTCCGGCGCGACACGGCGTTGACACTTGGTCGCCGTGAGGGACGCCTTCAAGCGACACATTATCGTCGACGCGCTGCTGTGACGCCATCGCCGACATCGCCATGGTCTTCATTAAcgtcgtcttcaccaacatcttcatcaacacaccgCCGCCACCTTGTCCACAAGATGGACACCTAGCGTCCTCTGACAGAATTTTCTGCAAGACGCGACCACGACGACGGCAACGACTGCGTCACGATGATGGCATTGACCGCGTCATCCACAACGGCACGACTGCACCGACATGGCGTCACTATAGTGATGACCCCTACACGGCCATACGGTTTtggcaaaaccgatgtgtgctcgatgggtttcctccggtcttggcaaaactggtggactcatcgccgacggcaccctctgacatccgcaaggtgcatCGTCCATGTCTGCTGCTCCGTCATAGCGTTTTTATTTGCGCCTCcggctttgtgcggcttcatcatccaCAACGACCACACCATCGACCACGACTACCTCGACCAGGGCTACATCACCATGATCGGCTACCTCGACATTAATGGCTACCTCGACATTAATGGCTACGTCTGCAGCAACTCATCAgcaacaactccagtcaacagcgtcCGTCTCGTCACTTGCGTCCACGACACTCccgctgtgactgcgggagggaatagaggagaaggcaggaaggcaccagaaggggaCGCAGTCACCGCCCTAACTGTCGACCCATCagagacgcagttgatgatggCGCAGCGGAGGAGACGACGGAAGCACAAGAGTTCAAATTCAGTCGTCATCGACCGCTTCACTCCCGTTACGACTGAGGGGAATGTTAGAAGTATAATTATGTTTAAGTTAGAGATTAGGAGTTAGAAATAGAATTGGTTTAAACCATGTACAACTTGTCCCCTACTCCAAGTCTCTCTCCCTTCATTGTACCTCTATATATACCCCTAAACGGGTCAGTCAATACAACACAATAATTCTATAGCCATCCTACAATTTCTACATTTGCAAATAGCTCTCTTGAAGCAATGGCAGGCTTGCAATTTTTATAACAAACTGCAATTAATTTTTATCGGAATTATTATTTGTTCATTTGAAAGAAAAAGAAGCAATAGTATTTTTTGAACCGTGGCTTTAATTCAACTGTTGGTAGAGGATGGCTGTAATACATGCTTTGTTTTTATGCTTCAACATTGGAGATATATATCACTTAGTATTTCACGGTCCATTATGGTAATCCAGCTCATTCAGACGGTTTTACTATTTGGCTAACATCTATAGTTTCGTAGCTATTTTCCACGGTGAATTATAAAATAATCACACCACAACACAGTTCAATAACCGCAAATTAAGCCTAATATATGTATGCAATCATGAgatctttgtggttatgtattcctATCCAACTTGACTTTTCAAGTTAGAATTGATTAGTATTTCTTTTTAAGAAACTTCATAGTTAATTGAAGTTTCGTTTGCTTTTCCGGTTGGTGACTAATTCTTGAatatttcctctctttttttgtatTTAAACTTTGAGGGACTATGTTTGTCATGAGGTGGTACCTTTTCCAATTCAACACAAGATTACTATCCTCAAATTGTTGCAAAGTATTGTTAAAATTGCACAGGAAATTATCTAACATGGTTTAggaacagaaaaatcatccataagTACCTATGTAACATTTCAAGGAATTCTATAGCAGTCAATAG encodes:
- the LOC119300456 gene encoding chalcone synthase 2-like, which gives rise to MAPLETTAVTVEEVMRAPRAEGPATVLAIGTATPDNCVSQADYADYYFRVTKSEHLVDLKKKFKRMCDNSMIRKRYMHLTEDIIQENPNIGSFMAPSLDARQDILVAEIPKLGKAAAHKAIKEWGQPKCKITHLVFCTTSGVDMPGADYQLVKLLGLRPSVRRVMLYQQGCYAGGTVLRVAKDLTENNRGARVLVVCSEIIAMCFRGPSEAHIDSLIGQALFGDGAAAVIVGADPGVPMERPLFQLVSASQTIVPGTDGFIEGQLRELGLTFQLHKDVPLAISKNIESALVAAFAPLGINDWNSIFWVAHPGGPAILDMVEAEANLDKKWMHATRHVLSEYGNMSSACVLFILDEMRKRSAEEGQTTTGEGLEWGVLFGFGPGLTIETVVLHSVPITAP